ggacagaatccttttaagggggaagaatgtaacgcccgagaaatattatgtatttatttttatcaataaataattattatgtgattttatgtgaattttggtgaattatttgataattgatattaatatctggatgtttatttctgataaaatctagatattttaatttttaattatccagaattaaatctagataattttggtatttttctggtaatttttggattattatatgattttataataatttatagaattaatactggttattcttacataattataaaatttatttttaaaatcagaaatcgttccacttcagtcgcttttgcgtttttacaacccgaatctcttccgaaaactccttcctaacctaatctgataattctgaacacttttcatgttttgactttttcgatacGGGGTACGGTTTGAGCTGTACGAGTCCCggtatgaaattttcgatacgcaaattattttatatatcgataagaacccATATTatcaaaaggcgagacattatcaccttaatttcgtataaagtattttataggaagctctattttgataattatccaaatttggtattaaaattgtatcgtcttttcagttacttagcggctaagtaacctattttcggattcgatatgtaaatataattatcgaattattaataaataaaatgtgtgatGGGTCTGGCGGGTATGTGTTgttgtattattaattgtttgtgatttgttggacgtgaagattaattttataaattaattatcgagctctatgaatttaattcattttaaagtgattttattgattatttattcttgtaaatgttaaaattgtttttaaaaaattattttatgctTTCATACTTtcaatgtttatttttaatagtttataaaattcataaattgatattttatcaattatttatctttaaataattttttgattgcatttaattgtaaaatcagtatttaatccCAAAATGTTCCAAAAATCAtgcaaattttattttattaagtttggaatatttaaagaatttcaaaattatttcgGGAACTTTCTGGCTTTTATTAACCTACACATTTAGAGCATATGCACCGGGagtgaaaaaaaaattgattcaGCAACTGAATTGATGGTCACTGAAAAAAGTGGCATGCAGCGTGCCTTTTATTACTCCCTCaaattttgatggagcatcaattCAGCCAGTAGGCAATTGATTATAAATGGACTGATTAATGGCCATTGGTTGTTGGACCCCACATGTTACATGAAAAAAAAATTGTAGTTTTATTAGTGAAGCAACGGTCATGTGTGCCAACGGCTATAAAAAATCAATTCCAACGTTCTTTTTTTTTTGCTTATAAATAGCAACTTTAAGTATTATTTCCAATATCAATTTTTTCACTCATATTTTTTTCTACatattttatgattttttcaTATTTATAGTTAAGAAAATGGGTACTAATTGGCTTCCTTCCGAAGAATTACAATTATGTGTTTCGTGGGCTCGACAATCTGTTGATCGGATCATCGGTCGCTATTCAAACAAGAATAATTTATGGGGGCGAATTCATGAGGATTATGCAAAATATTGGTGTGGCACTCCAGAGAATCCTCGTGCCGAACCTCGTTCAAAACTTGCTCTAGACTCGCATTGGGCACCATTGAAGAGAGCACTTAAAAAATGGCAATGTGCAAAAAATCAAGCTAGTAGATATAGTGCAAGCGGAACCAATTTGGTAGATGAggtaaattataattatatatatatattaaatacgcttttatattatttatgtgaTAACTTAGTATCCAAAATTTGTTATTTTTTTAGATAACTCATGCTCAAGGACTATATTTTAAGGAAATGAATAAGACATTTGACAAATGGGAATGTTATGAAGCAGTTGCGGCACATCCTCAATTTATAGACGTTCCCACTACTTCTCCTCCATTTCAACGAAATTTTTCAACACAAATGGATTCACCACCAATCAATTTGAATAGTGATGATTGCGTTGATGAAGAAGGTTTCATGACTCCAGAGTCTAATCGAGAAACAGAAAGTCCTTCTAGTCCAGTTAGACCGATGGGAGTAAAGGCGTCCAAACATgcaaaaaagaaaggaaagcaacGTATGACCGAAATAATATGCAAATCCGGTGATCCAGTGATTCATTATCGCCAATATATCAGTCACTGTAAACAACGCAGTAGGACATACTTACCTACTCAAAGACAAACACACAAACTATCATATTTCACAACAATTTAAAGCAACAAATTGAACTGTTTAAATTCACAGTCTCAATCACATTTACACCATAACATAAAGGTATATACCTGAGCAGAAATTTCCTCGGCAGCAAATTGTTTGCCAATGGCGGGACAATCGAGCTTAACATTCCCATTCTCATCTCTAATGACATTATAACTAACTTGCTTAGCCTCCTCATCAACCCGATCATTTTCCTTCCAATAAACCTCTTAACCGAAAAGAAGGTATTCCCCGGGTTAACAACAGCCTGTCTTTTGGCAATTTGACCCACCAATCTATCCCCATTCTTCGTATACGCCACCACAAACGGTGTCATTCTCTGCCCCTCCGCATTGGTAACAATCATTGGCTTCCCGCCTTCCATAGCACCCACGGCTGAATTAGTAGTCCCCAAATCAATCCCCACCACTTTCTCCGCCGCGACACGTAACACATGGTTTCTTCTGTTACTGCATTTTATTAGCCTCAGGAGTGATGATTTGGGGGTTGTGAATGATAATGAGGTTCCAAAAAATGGAGATTTTAAGTTGGTTCGGGTCGGGTTGGGGGTGTAATTGGGTCCGAGGACATGGATTTGAGCTGCAGTGGAAGCCATTTAGGGGGGTAAATTATAAGTTGAATTGAAACCCTAGGTTGGATTGTAAATAGAGGGAGAAGTAGAATTGAGTTGTTGAGTTATTAAAACCCTAAAAATGAAATGAGAGATATGAGAAGATAAGAGAAGAGATTGTGAGGAGAGGTTTttagaagagagagagagagagagagagagagagagagagagagagagagagagagagagagagagagagagagagagaggacaAGAGGAAGGCTCCCGAGAATATGTAGCGGAAGGTTCTAGTAGTTGAGATGGTTGTGCAATGAAATCATTTGGGCCTACCTCTTGTTTTCATTCTATATTGTTGGGCTGCCTGTTTGGCCGGACAAATCCAAGCTATGTATTTAAAGCGttaaattgtaaaatgcgggttAGAATGCGCGTTCcaaaaaaatgattttaaaattataaaaattttatggtaattaaattttaattatctcGAGAATTTTAAATTTGTTCTGATAAAATTCCGGATGAGTGATCCCGTAAACTATTTATTAAAGACGTTAGTTGCGGTACGAAACACGAAATATCAGGGATAAAATGTAATAAAGGAAACGAAGAAATTTTTTATTAACAACCCCCCTATAGTCGGCTGCCCCTTTCTTCCCCGTTAATCACGAGTCTCTCTCTCGTCTCAATTTATCTCTCTCTTGCTCTCTATCTCTCTCCTCTCCcttttctctctctttctctctttctcttctttcttctcCCCGCCGGTATTCCTCCCCTGTTCTGGTACCGCCGGTGTTTGGTTTCGTTTTCCGGTTGCTTCTCGGTAATACTTCAATTGGCTCTGTTATATGTGTATCTCAGATGTGTGTATGGTTATGTGGTCCGTTCATGTTTCTGTTTTTGCCGTTTTCCTTTAGTTTCCGGTTGCCGCCGGTTACCTTCCGGTGAGGCGGCCGGCGTATGTTATACACGCGCTTGCGTGTGTGTGGCCTGTTGTTGTCGTTCCTCTGTGTTGCGTGTGGTTCGTGTGTCGTGTGTGTGTATTGTAAGGTGTGTGTGTGCGTTTCAGTGTGTGTGTAGCGCCTGGTGGCGCGTGTATGCAGCGCGTAGGCGCGTGTGGACTGTGTTGTGTTGTTGCTGTTGGCTGTGTTATGGTTCgaatattttggaattaaatttattaatttattatttctGCAGGAGATTAATTGATCGGTTtcgtgaaaataaaatatttttatgcGAGAATAAAATATTAGTTTAATCGGTGGGTTTCGCGTAGGATGTCCGTCATAAAAGGAAACCCGCGAAtcttaccgccgtcggcgatgagcctcggcgagccgacggtggaccgtgatgaataaactctgagtcctaaattataaataaataaaagcagttttaaaataaatttcggaacgaaaatgaataataataattaataaagtgaATTCGGATTGGTGAACAGGATTGATAAATGGATTTACGAATTGCTTGATGTTGCGTtattgttgtgattgacgtcgaaatgagttcgacgggtaggccgataaacaaaggagacgctgcccgatttttgggaaattaatttCGAAATTTCGGGAgcgtaacctataattatcggagacgacaaataatcatatacaattatattatatgaactggactgcgattgaaacaagataatttataaataatcgattaccctgtttttcaaaacgacgagtatacgtattttctgaaaataaatactgaaccgagtttcgaagatgtgaaccgtaattgctatgtgtatttcgataatacatataaatatgaattcggttacgaaatcgtttgggtagaataggatgacgatttgatgttaagtttaagcagttatctgaattagggtatttcaaccctgtaggtttagacggaagacccgagacgtgacatcggactaggaacgatctagtgattagacgccgagatcaacgaagttccaaccaaagggtctgaatgttgggatcgtatcgagaataggatagtaggtggACGATAAAGtcgaacgatcaaagtcgaaccaaagtcaaccagtaataacggttaaaacttattgaggcaagtattccagaacattcttttaaaatactgcaattattcgtgatttttcttttaaatactgcaagtattcttgaattttcttttaaaatactgcaattatttcttcgatcctattctaagttcagaatagttaaatgttttatatttcgctgcaattactctgattatgcatgcaTGGTAACTTCATGACACCTACTGACCTTAAGCTCATTTCATCATATACAACCTAAACTAGCATTTTATCAAAGGAATCATGGCatgcaactcacaaaaatcaattaCCAAGAGGTTAAAAGAACAACTATATTGGCAATATCACATCTTCGAGTTTTAAGCAAAAATTCGAACCatatatccaaaataatcacTTGATATCTACTGAATAT
This sequence is a window from Apium graveolens cultivar Ventura chromosome 9, ASM990537v1, whole genome shotgun sequence. Protein-coding genes within it:
- the LOC141686250 gene encoding heat shock 70 kDa protein 7, chloroplastic-like — encoded protein: MASTAAQIHVLGPNYTPNPTRTNLKSPFFGTSLSFTTPKSSLLRLIKCSNRRNHVLRVAAEKVVGIDLGTTNSAVGAMEGGKPMIVTNAEGQRMTPFVVAYTKNGDRLVGQIAKRQAVVNPGNTFFSVKRDENGNVKLDCPAIGKQFAAEEISAQFNLLL